In Danio aesculapii chromosome 8, fDanAes4.1, whole genome shotgun sequence, the genomic stretch TTTCTTGTTTCTCCTTCATTTTCAGTTTCATTAGCTCAACAGGAAGGAGGAACATGTCAAAGATCTGTCTGTTAGGTCATGAAGGGGCAACTGCAGTCTAGAAAGGTACAAAGAGGTCACTGTCATGGACAGAATGCCATGACCTTCTGCTGTCTATCAAATATAGCTAGAAGCAGTAACACCACTCAAACAGAGGCAAACAAGACTGAAGAAGCTGAAAGAGTCTATAGATGTTGAGTGTACAGACCACCGCAATGGCTGTTGGAGGGTTCCTTAAGGGTGTAACTAGGGGCAAAGGGGGTATTTATGATGAGTGGAGCGAGGGCCAAAAGCCGTGGGAGAGAATGAGGGCAGTGGAGCACAAGTTAATGAGTGACACAGAGGAACTCCAGAACGATAAAAGGAGGTGCAGCGAAAGTGGAAGATGAAAGGAGGACCAAGCCTGAGACATTTACactgctgttttatttatttttatgaggaAGCCATCCATAAGGGGCTGTCACGTACTTTATTTTGTTGATTTAAGTTACATTCATCTTTTTACACCTCCCGCCTCCTACTTCCCATGACTTTGAACCTTGTGATAATATGATtcaataacaaatatattttaacaattattgATCATCTCAAACTTGCCTATGTTCGGATTTACTACAGTATCAAAAGGTGAATGACTTTAGGTATCACATATCCAAACTGTATACATTATCCCAGTAACAGAAATAACAACACTAGAAGATTGAAGCAGTTTCAACAGTGACTTAAATTATGGTTTGTTAGGCTTACACAAAGCTATGTGGCATTAGCTGACTTGTAAAATAGTGCACAAGTTCTACGACCCATTTTTATGGTGTTTTGAATCCTTTTTAAAGCTTTAAGTTCACCGTTTTATGCTCAACCAGATGAAAACACTTATGCTAGTAGGTTTCAATTTAAGAGCAAGttaaaattgagggaaaaaatttaatatttaaaaagaaaaatgctaaATACGAATAATAGtaaaagttaaataattaaaaaaatatcttcaaTGCTATAAAAACACTAAAGCAATCATGTCTTGTTACCTTCAAAATCCACATCTCCAACAAGACGAGATTTACCAGTGACAGGATCCAGCATGCGGTTTATGCCGACATCGATAACTGCAGCTCCTTCTTTTACCATATCTGCCGTTATTAAGTGAGGCACACCTGATgacaaattaattacaattattaaacagCTGTTCAGAATGACACTTTCTCAAAggaaacaatattattattttcatattcaaacatattaaaagtaaacatacataatccaaaaacaaaaaaaacaaaagcgcTCAGGGGGTTACTCAAATAattggtcggtgctctttggcaagggattcatcaaaacagctacaaaaatcagtccaaggcactcgaaaaatgttgaaaatttaaaaaacctttattcacatggctaaatcttaaaaaaaccTACACGTTTCGGCAGggaactgccttcatcagggtaacatcGGTCATGTgcgtttagagtctcttttgagtactacgGTCACGTAGGTTTTTAAGATAAGCCATGTGAAtcaaggctttttaaatttttcacATTTATCATGCCTTAGACTGATTTTTGTTGCTGTaaacataaataatgtttaaaggtacagtttgtaagtttgacacccagcggttgaagtaggtattgcactcctggatcaaaacaaacgcagacgtaggttgccagattgaggacaggagcgagtgatttaaaccgtgttctaaataaaagcaacgtcACCCGATAGATcgaatattttccattttaaaagtattttttgttctaaccaacacctcgaattgatatattagaaacggcttctatttctcacaggtgaacaacagaaaactatgacaatgaccacttcatgtgctttattcagtgttaaatgctaataatgtgagtttgaatgccattttacatgacatttattgccatatacttaaagcagcagcagatagttcacctcaaaaaaaTAAACCCTTTGAAATTGAACTAAGCACACATGTGAGTGATTcgacatgtacatttaataatgttaaagagagttaatatgtatttaatagattataaaccttaccatttcgtgagtgagtgcatagtctgtgcttctgaatggctgtatttaaatttctgtcgcgttttgtctggtgcaaacagccaaattgcttatcactgcaaatttcgttatgtagcgtgttgttaatacacggggttacaatgtaacctgctcaatctaatgtttacgttcgtaatatttatatcatttgctaataaataacctcatgtggaactgcaTCACTTCGgggctactgtccaccggaggtcgcattttacTCACTGACGCATGCTTTGacagcctttctgactgaatgaatgaatgaaatatgctgttttccaccaaggcaaccctgggtgctgaaatataattggctaaagtggcattgggcgggttaaaataaccaaaacatagACAGTGTTCTGGCACGGAAAACatgttttcaaagcagaatatctgacttcagcgttgttttttagataaacatgttcacttggcatgtttcttaaacatctgcaaacatactgtggtatttttatgctttagaagagtcaaaaacttacatacagcacctttaaagtctACCGGAagccagaagttgctgagacttttatttcagtatgctgattTGCAACTCCAAATcacaaaaagttgggacagtatggaaaacagcATGGAAAACTTCtcaatttactttgacttgtatttcattgcagacaatacaacaaacattatttaatgtgttccacATGATTTGAAATAAACACTTATTCCAACTTTGGTTcttgcagcacatttaaaaaagttggaacagtaaagcatttcccactttgtaatgttgccattccttttcacaacacttaaaagacatttagagactgaagacaccaagtgatgaagtgtttcaggtgtaattttcctgcaaacaagttttaaggtgggcaacagtagggtcttcgttgtcgcattttgcacttcaaaaaatgcgccacacattctctccTGGAGACAGATCAGGCCAgagcaggcaggccagtcaagtacctgtatctgtgcatgtgcagaatgtggtttttcattgtcttgttgaaacatGCATGGGGGTCCTTGGAaaaaaaggcagcatattgtgctctaaaatctctatgtactttttagtattaatttttttacaggcATTTGTAGATGTAACTACATactgtggtacttgacaaagatttgccaaagtagtcctgagcccatgtggtgatatcgcatatagatgaatgacgattcttgatacAGTGCTGCCAGAGGGATCGGATATcacggtagttcagcttaggcttgtgcccttgtcctttacgcattGAAACtccttccttgaatcttttaattacgTTATGCACGGTTAAAGAAAAACTATCCAAACGTCTCCCTATTTTTCTTTgtggaacattgtttttaaacatttcaataattttctcacatatttgttggcaaactggcaatccACGGCCCATCTAGACCTTTCTTGGTTGCTGCTTTTGTTCCAAATCATAAATACAATCACCGGTTGACATcatctgtttcaaatcacatcattatttaaccaatttacctgattactagtccTAAATCGCTCCTTACTTACTtaccaactgaaacagaatattgagtaggaggtgGGGCTTTCTTTAGTCCATCATTCCCTCaaagcaaactaacggtaagagactATGGAAGCTCTCAGGTTGATGTCAACAGAAAACCGCCACTCCAAATGCGTAAGCAAATAGGCAGACTTTCATTGAAGATAaccaaaacaaacctttttttcagTGGACTAACTTTTCAAGGAttaattattcagcttaaaatatAGCAATGCAagttagcaaaataaacatcTTAAATTAGGATTCCAAGCAGACTTTAGACAAACTCACATTACATTACGTTTTCATTTATGGAAGAATAATGCTGAACGTGTTTCataaacaaaatctaaataagGAAGAGTCAGTTAGTCATTATTAGAAAGCGAACATTAGCGAAATACAGGTATAAAAATGCAactgctgaccaatcagaatcaagtattcaagGGAGCTGTGTAAtaatacagaaaaacaaaaagcCTGACCTGCAGCTGCAATCACGATATCAGCCAGCCTGGCGAGTTCTTTCAGTCGTGGTAAAGGAGTGCATCTATGAGCCATTATAACAGTGGCATCACCTGGGAAATATAAAAGACATCGTCGGATGTATAAACAGTTTACTTAATCAGTGAATGTATAGCAGAGTTATGTTGATACAATCACATACTGTAAGTCATAACTCTGAATTGTCAATATGCATGTATTAATCAGCTAATTACCAGTGCACTTAGTAAACTTTAGATGTGGCATTTTATGTACTGTAAATTAGCCTTTTGTGAATGTACACAGACTGTTTTATGTTTCAAAGATCTAAGCGCACAAAGAATTGAGTTTTTGCTCCTTAATAAAGATGTTATTCATAAATGAGATATCAATAACTCCAATCGACTTCAAGATTTTCTCATCCATAGCGTAAAGAAGTATGCAGACTTTATTGTAATTCCTGAGAAAGAAACAATTATGTCAAGCCATTTGATTTGAGACGCATATTTTCTCAGAAAAATGTAAAGGTGGGTGGTTTCTGCCCAACAGCTAGATGATGAAATTAATCAGCAGAAATTTCAAGAATGTGCAACAGCTCATAAAGTAAAAGGTTTCAAATAAGTCTAATCACAGGGTTAATTCTGTGCAACTACAATTATGCAAACAAGCATCGGATGTAGTAAATAAAATGGCAGGAATATTAATTATAACGTGAAGCTCACTCATCCCTGTCACGGGAACTCAAGATTATACATATTTGCCTAAAAAGTTTCTTCAGGTAACCGCAAGTTCACTTTTATAACTGTACAAGGCTATGAGTCACACACCAAAAAATGTAAGCAAATTCAGAGCAGCTTCTATCATTGAGCAAGGAATTTTTACATGTTAGAGCAAACCTACTATTAAAATGATTGATTTCACAACTCAATTTAAGCATGTCTTGCATTGCACAAACCTAATCGCAACCTTGGATCTAAATACAGGTTTTCCTGTTCTAACAATTATACACTTCCAGAATGAGGAAAGAATCGGTCTCTCCCTTTCCTTTGTTCCAAGAaacattacaattatttattattttaaaaatttaataaaaacttcCTGAATCCTGAGCACGTTTCTGGAGATGTGCCAATGCCAGTGATGACGCAAGAACttattaagaaagaaagaaagaaagaaagaaagaaagaaagaaatgtactTTTAagacatatatttttataatatgcacaaacttaaaatacatatatattttaataaatttgagcACTTTTAATAATTTGATATTATGCCAaataatatgcataaaatatctcttttatttgaacattttaacagGCATTATAAATGGATTTTAAGCATTACAAATACTCctgttatgtattttatttttaaatagagaagATGAAAATGGTTTCAGTAGATTTCCATTTATACTCTTTAGTGTACAGGTTAGCAGTAAAATGTCAACATTGATCTTTGATAGTATTGATGTAACTGCTTGCATCACCAGCTCCTACATGCAGGGTTCATTCTGTGAATCTGTAATTCACAATCGTCTCACTCCCCTTCTAAACGCAGTGTCAGTGGGTTGTTGCTTTATTGATTGAAATTCTGAAAATGGACCTTTTGAAAACATGTTCCAGTGAAGAAACAGTAAAGtgaatacatttgtttttcaaaGAATGATCCGTTTGCAGTAACACCTTGTTCTTCTAAGCCAAACACGGTTGATAACTATACAGTCTAGTTTTAAAGTCTAGCATTACAATAATGTCACTGCAAGGTTCAtctcttttgttttgattttcttgCAGTTTCCTTTCAATTCATGTATTTATGGGTATAATAACACACATGGTTTTCACATTCTGTGTAAAGACCACTGTTTTATAAATCAGCCATAATTTCTCAGTAATGtgtgaatatgaaaaaaatatatacatacatttaaatgttaccATGTCTTTACCCAGTTATTACTACACTTAACCAtttttgaattaataataataataataataataataataataataataataataataataataataataataataaatgaaatttaaaactCCAAGAATTTGAGAAAATCTTTGAAATTTAAAACTACATCAAaagaaattcattaatttattttccctttatttagcaggggtcgccaaagtggaatgaaccgccaacttatcaagcatatgttttacacagcagatgcccttccagctgcaaccaagtactgggaaatgtccatacactacggataatttagtttcttcaattccttataccgcatgtctttggacaaagGAGGAAACcagggcacctggaggaaacccatgcgaacacggggagaacatgcaaactccacactgagaATATTCCAGCAATATCCCCTTCTAAATTAACGcaatttaaattaatgtttttcttAATGGTTATCATAATCTATAAAAacataatgtataaaaaaatctaCCATTTTCAAAAGTCTACTTTGGATACCACTAACAACGTcttctttttcttatttataCACCTAAtaattttaaatctgaaaaattaaaaaaaaaaatttggggtTGAAGTcatcatgaaataaaataataaatcttgATCATTCTTATGTTttcatgaaatatatatatatatatatatatatatatatatatatatatatatatatatatatatatatatatatatatatatatatatatatatataatgatcaaCAATACAATCAATaccagattaataaaataaagttccaccctattttatttattaatttactatcAGAGCTTCTGTAGACCGTTTTGAGGGatgtatgttttacatttttaatttccatagcttccaagaatcccaaaatgtccacatattgataaatatgacagctgttttaatgtgAAGTTATGAtcgaattgcctcttgttacagttacagTGATACATCGCCACATTGAAGTGGTCTTTAACTttgatatttgtatttatttgttataacatttatatttatcatatcaatatatatatgtataaaaatagaACTGCTAAATAGACAATAATCACACCTCCAGATCGTTCATGCTTTCTATCCGAATGCAGCAGCATTGCAATAGGCATCCCTACATTCTTGGAGCGTCCAACAACAAGCACATTTTTTCCAACAGTTTTAagtcctgtaaaaaaaaaaaaaaaaaaaggatagaatttcaataaacattaataattcaattttacAAATTGCCCATGGCATGGAAAAATCATCAATAGACAGATACAATTACAGACGTATATTTTCAAATGTTCAAGTAATACAAACTGACATCAGATACTGTTGTTACATCTGCTGCTGACCAATGTAATCATAGACAAACCAATCAAATCTCTGCTGGGGACGCAATACGAGAGCTCTGAGAAACACTGTATTCACCCTTCGAAGAACATGTGAAAGATGTCCCAAACCTGTTCTTCTGATGATTTCCCATACTGCCGCGGCTGTAGCTGGTATCATGCACCTCTGGTCCAAGCAGAGTTTCCCGATGTTTACTATGTGGAATCCATCAACGTCCTTTTCTGGGGCGACAGCATTGCATATGGCTCTCTCGTTGATGTGCTCTGAAATTCAAAATATAAAGTCACTTTTGCAAACCTGAACCATAGAGACAAGCTAAAGTGATTAACAGTAACACATGTCCTAAGCTCACAGGACGCAACAAGATTCCAACGACAAGCAATTTGACTGTCTGCACCAAACACAAcgcaacacaaaaacacaacgcTAACAATTAAATACTAGACATTTGTTTAAACatcagccactgcactcccaacgaAATAGTAAAGATTATAttcttattaatacatattaaacctattCATCATCATTAAAAGTACATGGACTGAGGATGTTGGAGtcactgactttcattttcaaactatttgctagttattttatttttgagactaaacggaaatgcttgaagtttctgccaacccgactctacaccataacttttcaatccagatggatggggcaaccattactgcatccaaaatggtaaaaaaccttggagtaacgattgatgaccaactaaacttctctgagcacatttctagaactgctcgatcttgcagattcgtaCTCTAtcacatcagaaaggtccgacccttcatatctgaacatgcagctcaacttattgttcaagctcttgttctctccaaactggattattgcaactctctactagccgggcttccagccaattctatcaaacctcttcagctgcttcagaacgcagcagcacgagtggtctttgatgaacccaaaagagcacatgtcactctactactcacccgtttgcactggctgccagttgctgctctaTCAAATTCAAatctctgatgtttgcttacaaagtgacctctggctttgctccttcttatctgctctcacttctgcatatttatgtgccctccagaaacttgcgttctgtgaatgaacgtcgcctcgtggttccatccctaagagggaagaaatcactttcccgaactcttgcattcaatctgcccagttggtggaatgaactccctaactacatcagaacagcagagtcacttgctgtcttcaagaaacgactaaaaactcaactatttagtctccactttccttactaatctgtaactgcctctctggctataccactaactatactctctctcaaaaaaaaaattctaatgctttgcttcttagactttacacacctgaaacttgtctatagcacttgttcactgctgctcttatagttgtgtaaattgcttccttgtcctcatttgtaagtcgctttggataaaagcgtctgctaaatgactaaatgtaaatgtaaatgagacTTGAGGTAAACTATCTACTGCTGCCTCCAGTATGGCAATACATGCCATGTAAGaatggtgttcaaactcacattggtagcatttagcactgaaaaaagcacataatcagtacctgaggtgatcattgtttttgtagtttatgctgttgttttgctgcaatgtcgcagaaatagaaatgGTTTCTAAAACAGAAATTTTGCATGTCGCTGTTGCAGaaggttagaacaaaaacttgtTTTAACATGAACAAGAGTGTAATTAGGACACAGTGTAACACAATTAACTGTATTCACTATTTAGATTTTGATTGATTCGTAAAGATCTTAACATCAAATGACCCTAGTCTTATTTTCTACAAAGCATCTAAAAATTTAGACAATGTTTAAAGTAACTACTAAACAAAATATCATTTGCAGTTTTGCATTTTGATCCAAGAGTATAGTATATTACCTGGAAGAGGAAGTTGGACCAGCAACCCACTGATGTTTCTGTCTCTGTTGAATTTATCAATCAGCTCCAGCATCTCCTCCTGAGATACTGATGATGGCCTGAAGATTGTGCTGCTTGACATGCCTTTTAAACAAGTTAAGTTTGAACAAAGGATTAATGAAAACATGCTCTTGCTTCACTTTGTCTATTTCACACCACCAAAACTTTAGTTCACTAAAAAAATATAGAATCTTTACTTGCCCTCATGTCTTTTCAAACTCATAAGACATTTGCTCATCTTAATTTAACTAAATGTACATCTTTATAAGTCTTGTGGACTTCTTTCACATTTTCAGGGTGCTCAGAAATGGAAGTTGTACAGGAGTAGATGAGTAACTTCTGTTAAAGCTGAATGGGAGATAATGTCAAAAACCTATTTAGTATTCATATTTTCTTCAATAGCAGAAATAATATAGATTGCATCACCACAGCTCCCTAAAGAGgcaaaatatccaaaaatactTCAGTCAGAAGAGAGAATGATGTCTGTTTTTCAAAATAagcacaataaaataaagtacatacatgttattaaatgaatatgaatgaaaaatcaggtttaaaaatatgaatagacTTCCCTTCACATTCTTATAATACATTTCTATTCagagtttaaataattaaatccaGTCACtaacatataaaaataattacaggGTACCGTCTAATTACACATTTGATTTTATAATATTCTTCCACCTAAAAGTATGTCTTGTTTCTAGAGGACATCTAGtctaaatatttttgaataaatatgcatttacttgaaaagcaaaactaaattaaaaaaaaaaagtttttgttttttttcggtGAAAATCTGATTAAAATGAGGCAAGCTTATGGTTAAAACAACAAATATCTGCAAGTTGGTTCAGAAAAATCTGAAATAGCAGATATTGGTTCTTGTTTATatcataaacttttttttcttgtcacaTTTCTAAGAAAACAACAATTAATTTTGTTGATTTGAAGTCATATCTTGATTTAAAACAtgttcacatatatatatatatacagtttaagtcagaattattagcctccctttgatttttttttttatatttcccagataatgtaacagagcaaggaaattttc encodes the following:
- the mthfd2l gene encoding probable bifunctional methylenetetrahydrofolate dehydrogenase/cyclohydrolase 2, coding for MAAPSVLTVNYSRIQILIPCFTHCRRSKRWINLKTVNWRSPFCQSLKRHVATVVSGAELARQIHKEVQSDIAKLVAEGNRRPHLSVILVGDDHASHTYVRNKTRTASLLGMSSSTIFRPSSVSQEEMLELIDKFNRDRNISGLLVQLPLPEHINERAICNAVAPEKDVDGFHIVNIGKLCLDQRCMIPATAAAVWEIIRRTGLKTVGKNVLVVGRSKNVGMPIAMLLHSDRKHERSGGDATVIMAHRCTPLPRLKELARLADIVIAAAGVPHLITADMVKEGAAVIDVGINRMLDPVTGKSRLVGDVDFEAVKEKAGFITPVPGGVGPMTIAMVMKNTVTAAKNAPTY